Genomic segment of Benincasa hispida cultivar B227 chromosome 1, ASM972705v1, whole genome shotgun sequence:
aaaaataattttgaccgGGATTGGATTCCTAAAAAaataagatacattattattacaaataataataaaaaatgaagaagaagaagaataatctCCGCTTGAATCATTGGAAGCCACGAACCACCGATTTGGACTAGTTTCACATGCACAAGGCTCATGTCCGGAGCATAACAACGCTCGGTAGCAACATTGTTACGTTGGCTTTTTGCTAGTCGTAGCATAACGCTATGCTGCGTTGCTACGCTCACTGCCTTGCAATGTAAGGCAAGCATCGTTCCCTACAGCCTTATGCTCCAGGGTAGTAAACCTACTCTACTCATCCGATCATCCAAAATTCTCCAATGTTGCTCCATTTTTCACCAAATTGAAGTTGGAAAACAATCACGAATGACTcagactttgaattacaaactcgataacaATTAATTACACCCAAAACAATGGGTCCTTTACATACCGAATCATAAAATGTAGCAGAATTCTAAAAGGTCAATCccgaaaaaattcaaatgtgcAAAACCTATTCAACATTCATCACTGCAAAATAATAAACCCACTACTCTGAAATTTGttcgaaaattaaatttaggattcaaattttgctctgataccaattgaagtaGTAGATGTCACTCTGTGCAAAAAAGATCAGtatctcaattttattttacagaACATTAAAACCATACATATGACAAAAAATGGAATTAACATTCTAACTAAGCATGCTTTATACAAAACTAGGAAGAAGGGATCAATAGatcacttacccttgaagaccaaAAATCTTCATGTTTCTCCCAAAGTCACAAATTCTTCAAATTTGCTTCGAACTCACAAACAACTAGAAAAAAACACAGTAATGGATCTCTAAATTGCAGACACTACCACATGgaaacctcagtattctcgaagGGTAGAGAATTGATGAGATTTTTGTGGGCTTCAAGACTAATTTGGAAGGGATGATGTTCTTTATTTTGAGAGAGCAAAATTCATAccgaatttttctatttttgtgtaTATTTGAATGAAAGAAGAGGATGGTTCATATCCCACCTCCTTGTCCTTTAACTTCCACATTAAGAGAATGATGGAGGGAGTTAtcaaataactccctccctaataatttaattatttaattaaaagactaatttttttaattaatttaatagatatatatactaaaaaccatatatatctaatataacatatagcctatagNNNNNNNNNNNNNNNTAACCTATAGTTTATGATATAACACATAtaatgtaacctatagtttaatattcttTCAtctaacctatagtatttaatatgaatcaaattcatcttaattttaacatatagtttttatatgaatcataatcatattaatatttgaaccatattgagatatttattttctctcaaataaaagtttatattataaaatatcatatacattattatattttatattaattatatcttatataattatttccctttattaatttgaacaattcaaattaattcgattctcattaatcccaattgagctaacgaaaggaccttatggacttataacgtgaagcttcaatggtacttgattaattaattaagcttttAAATTAATCGACTTCCATTAATTGtcagtcacttcactaaagaccgacaactgaactctctacactacagatatatttttgtgttcattagatataactaatcaacagtgtgttgacccttcacaaattgctcataagtacagttaggccaaaattaccattttgcccgtGCAGTTACacctaactctttaagtaccactgatccctttaatgaacaataagttatagtccaactataatcgAACCCTCGGaccaggagaaggtgtgacaacacattattcaagccccaaaatcagtctttaagggagcaacTTATTTACTTACTCTAACTATAgagtaggagtaaattccttcttgtggAGTTacgttcccagctctccaattagacgaattcccaaaatgataagcatattgagttggcgaaactggccactctcacccatacgaatcaaaagactgccttcATAGATAAGAGTTCACaagtcactcaggattcaggtcaagtcacctatgatcatcctgatgaaatgtaagtctcttctagcaacgatgTTATacagagagactattcatttcatggtccggtcttatacaaactctttttaatgaatattcccgctcacatgtctccacatgaatgattgggatcatatcatttataaccctttacaacaattataacaactacagagcaggttgtattcgtagtgtcattaggataaggtactcaatcttattcatctactacagaccgtttaagttatcacttaaacatgatccacctgtatgtctccacatatatgtttaagttacagaaaaTAACtctggatcttagtttattggtttttgtgaGTTAATGCacctaaatgtcaaataaaaaacctcttattttattagataaataaaaagtttgtcaaatacaattacaaactacaagaccacgagatttaagGTATCAACCCTAACAGAATCTTATTGATCCATCGACTATCAACACTAGTGACTCTTTTTGGTGGAAGGATTACTCTTTCCACGTGTGGGTTCTTCCATTCTCTATATGTCTGACCAGAAATATAGGTTCTACATATACATGTTTTGATACATGTTAACGTCCACCTAAGCATGTGAGGTACCGTTTCAAAGCTCAAACACCTAACGACCTTTCCAATTGGAAAGCATGGATATTTTAGAAATAGCGATTAGCTTTAAAATTGCTACCATGTTTCACTATAATCTGCGATGGTTGTACACCCATGATTGGCAAACGGAGggattttccttttaaaaaaattgtgatgCAAATAAAGATTGTGTTAACGCTCTAATTATTTTGCGATAAGAGAGACAAGATGGAGTTCCAAGCAGTAGAGTGTGTTATGTCACGTAAACAAAATATTAGTTTTCATTGGTTTTTAGGATTGAGTCATTCCGCACTAACGCTTCTAGAATTGGGTCAGTCGTacaaaaatttcctttttacatatagattaaattttaaaatgcatacAGAAAATTAGCCCTCCGactcttaaatttaaaaattatactgGTTTTAGAATATTcctattttattataatttgttatttcaaaattataaattgtttAAGAATATTCCCACTTTATTATAATCTGTTATTTAAGAATTACAATTTGTTTTAGAATATTCCTATTTAATTAGAACTTTTTTGAGTAATATAGTCTAAATTTTGTTGAGTTCTATCCAAATTCTCAATAAAGAGTGTGCATTGGtcttcatttaaaataaattgttgtagtttctaaaataattatgacaatttataaaaaaatcaattgtgatttgaataaaaatagtatttagtaaattttaattttaagttaaaaaaaaaacatattatgttATTTGGAAAATTAATAATCTAAATTCTCACCAATTAACTATAATGACCCAAGTAGGCATATTATTAAgattttttaatatcaattttcaatatttaatttgttataTGTTTAATGGCAAGTACTTTTATTAGATCCACATTATCTGATCAAAgttcaagaaaaatattttgaaaaacgaATCAATACAACTTTCCTTCATATAACAGAATAAACGTGAAgaagattaaataaataaataaaaaggtaggatagaattaaaattattttgcaGGCAAGAGGAAATTGAAATGttattttaaataagttaatgaGCAATCAGTGTAACAAATTCAGTTATATCCAAATTTAATCATGGTATCAATAATAATAGTCTAATTTGACAttgttcaaaaataaaaaaagattggTACCTCAGACCACGTAGTCGATGCAAAAGGAATTGTAGACCAAATTTACCGATTTCCTATTGATCTCACTGAATTGTAGACCAAATTTGCAACTAGTTTTGAGAACTTTTTTGAGGAGTATTTATTCCAATTCGATGGCGTTTTTCAAAATAGTTACGCCAAAAACTTGCACTTCACGAACACAACATTCGCGAAGAAACTCGAGAACCCCATTTGCCAAAAAtggaaggtaaatttaattacgcatttatgtgtgtatatatcaATACCAGATTTTATGCAATAAATACCAATTCTCCAACAGAATAGAAGAGTAAAAGGTACAACAACAGTGGAGCAaatccatataaccaatcatccaCACAAACACAACTCTAAACTTCCAAAGTAATAGTTACTTGAAAATCTAAATCTTGTCGATATCCTCATCCTCAAACTCGAGATAATCATCAGCACCACCATCATCCTCATCATCGATACCGCCAGCAATACCCTCATTGAGACGTGTGCTCTCAGGAAGTTCACCATATGCCTTCAACAGCCTTGCTTCATCAGGCATATACTTGAGGATAACATCAGCTTTGTCATCTTGGTAGTCACGAAGCCCCACAAGTATTATATCACCAGCTGCAATCCAGACTTTTTTGTGCATCTTCCCACGAATATGACAAAGACGCTTAGTCCCATCGATGCACATCGCCTCACACCGACCATTCCCTAACATTCTGAGAACTTGGGCATACTCCTGACCATCTTCCTTGAAAACAAGCTCACGCTTCTCATCATCTGCTTCATTCTTTCCTCTTTTCCTGTTCTTTCCTCCCTTTCCCTTGTTCTTCGGCATGTTTACTGTTCTGTGTTACATTTGGAACACAATATTAGTAATTGCAAATGCACCAAACAGAGTCATTACACCCTCATAGACCGCAATTCGCACCATTATATAGACAAAAGGAAAAACTCCAACTTCCTACAATTGATATAATTAGGAATTGGTTTATACAAACCATAGTCTTGACTATATATATAGCTTGCATCTAGTTAAACAAACAGAACAAAAGCAGACAAATTACAAGACAATTGCACCAAACGTCCAAAGAGAAGA
This window contains:
- the LOC120088732 gene encoding eukaryotic translation initiation factor 1A, translated to MPKNKGKGGKNRKRGKNEADDEKRELVFKEDGQEYAQVLRMLGNGRCEAMCIDGTKRLCHIRGKMHKKVWIAAGDIILVGLRDYQDDKADVILKYMPDEARLLKAYGELPESTRLNEGIAGGIDDEDDGGADDYLEFEDEDIDKI